One segment of Zymoseptoria tritici IPO323 chromosome 2, whole genome shotgun sequence DNA contains the following:
- a CDS encoding TGF BETA receptor associated protein (TGF BETA RECEPTOR ASSOCIATED PROTEIN RELATED): MESTDESTPESSSIVTNTTTSTTTDGTPGNYTLRELICDVPLSTDEQGVKSHITCVDAWNGNLYIGTSSGQILHYVSIPPDPSDDSSLPSYIFATNIEPAYKQQQEGADQGVKQILILPNAGKACIVCNSTLTFYTLPELSPAYDGRIQQAGCLWVGGLDLNEEAEEGSQNGTVVVICLRQRLRLIRIGDEASPRKIRDIELGGVSALQRRSDLACVADGTVYSLLDVVNQRKNELFTISSLSEPVPLPPELPPGRPPANHRSSRSVSSQSPARPGRGHQRNVSLGNQLLDSQVQQNSQQRAGSPSAWPVRGSSRLASPAAISSRESSPAKSEEPIARPSMDSQPPSEAVAPPALLPNILSPTSNEFLLTTGTRENEPGVGMFVNLEGDVVRGTIEFTSYPHSVVLDRPSQQSPQSAMGDPSDPGYVLAVVRRQVNTSVERCIEIQQWNADPGEAQRTKEWLVLDTITEDSQSDGSTRSAGLRNASTSAELAAEGVTGTLRLRRLKLGNRKADESESNRNKEEDGLAGRFAQTQANVLLFADDKVSWIVRTPLIAQLNGLLGQAMQQVDKKLTIDVSVVQRVFNSMRGQEPRDELEFLTLTYARQKSALLLFGNLVLQTAQGVTAYEHDKRRAEDALTSSDLDPRIVLTLVTPFDEEIAEGTEGIWMPQGLRDTIEILRDSFDASNIVRESTGPYVNNLLNVVKPYLMLWRKKKGFGSVADEVHVFKTVDAALLHLLLVLDQNSPRGPAIAGSVRAELNDVVDKGVDCFDRAVELFEQFHRLYVLSRLYQSRKMVSHVLATWKRIIEGEQDAGGELVEGEQHLRRYLTKIRDPALVQEYGAWLANRNPKVGVQIFADETSRVKFQPTEAVAILKEKAPGAVKDYLEHLVFGKNHIQYVNDLIAFYLDTVLAELESSATSRNILLDSYSTYRALQPPKPTYRQFITDNSLADEWWHNRLRLLQLLDGSHGAATAYDLPSLTARLAPYKNLLVPESIILHAREADHDPALRLLVHGLADYDTAIRYCLLAGSTIFHPSSSHSSSSAPLPTKEEQSHLFHLLLEEFFKIPDLGDRIARSAELLDRFGAWFDVEMVLDKLPDDWAVDLVEGFLVAALRGLVTERNESAVERALWSARHLRVSAEGVDKRDEHGGFVLIEKTGHDDAGDAGDRTIDVET; encoded by the coding sequence ATGGAATCCACGGACGAGAGCACCCCCGAATCGTCCAGCATCGTGACGAATACAACAACTTCGACCACCACCGACGGTACTCCTGGCAATTACACACTTCGCGAACTAATCTGCGACGTACCGCTGTCCACAGACGAGCAAGGCGTCAAATCGCACATCACATGCGTTGATGCCTGGAATGGCAATCTATACATTGGAACTTCCTCCGGCCAGATCCTACACTATGTTTCCATCCCGCCAGATCCATCTGACGACAGCAGCCTGCCGAGCTATATATTTGCGACGAATATCGAGCCGGCATACAAGCAACAACAGGAGGGAGCAGACCAAGGGGTGAAGCAGATACTCATACTGCCCAACGCAGGCAAAGCATGCATTGTATGCAATAGTACGCTCACATTCTACACGCTCCCAGAGTTGAGTCCTGCTTACGACGGCCGGATTCAACAAGCTGGATGCCTGTGGGTGGGAGGATTGGACTTGAACgaagaggcggaggaaggctCACAGAATGGAACAGTTGTGGTCATCTGTTTACGGCAGAGACTAAGGTTGATCCGCATCGGAGATGAGGCTTCGCCGAGAAAGATTCGGGATATCGAGCTGGGAGGGGTATCTGCGCTGCAGAGACGGAGCGATCTGGCATGCGTGGCGGATGGGACAGTGTATTCGTTACTGGACGTGGTCAATCAGCGCAAGAATGAGCTATTCACCATTTCATCACTGAGTGAACCGGTGCCACTACCTCCCGAACTACCGCCAGGACGACCGCCTGCCAACCACCGGTCTTCAAGGAGCGTCTCTTCTCAGTCTCCCGCGCGACCAGGTCGAGGGCATCAAAGAAATGTCAGCCTGGGCAACCAGCTCCTTGATAGTCAAGTCCAGCAGAATTCTCAACAACGCGCGGGCAGTCCATCTGCTTGGCCTGTACGGGGATCGTCCAGATTGGCATCGCCTGCTGCGATCTCTAGCCGAGAAAGCAGTCCAGCGAAGTCTGAGGAGCCTATCGCGAGGCCGTCAATGGACTCACAACCGCCAAGTGAAGCTGTAGCTCCACCTGCTCTTCTCCCAAATATTTTATCTCCAACCTCGAACGAATTTCTACTTACAACGGGCACCAGGGAGAATGAGCCGGGTGTCGGCATGTTTGTCAATCTGGAAGGCGATGTTGTTCGCGGCACGATCGAGTTCACAAGCTATCCTCATTCTGTTGTTCTTGATCGTCCGAGTCAGCAATCACCGCAATCCGCGATGGGTGATCCATCGGATCCTGGATACGTTCTCGCTGTGGTTCGGAGGCAGGTGAATACGTCAGTTGAAAGGTGTATCGAGATTCAGCAATGGAACGCCGATCCTGGCGAGGCACAGCGTACAAAGGAGTGGCTCGTGCTGGACACAATAACAGAAGATTCGCAGAGTGATGGGTCAACGAGATCTGCTGGACTTCGAAACGCCTCTACCTCCGCAGAATTGGCCGCTGAAGGAGTTACCGGTACCCTTCGTCTGCGCCGGCTGAAACTCGGAAACCGAAAAGCAGATGAATCCGAGTCGAACCGAAATAAAGAGGAAGATGGACTAGCCGGCCGCTTTGCACAGACGCAGGCAAATGTGCTTCTATTCGCCGACGATAAGGTCTCCTGGATCGTCCGTACGCCACTTATCGCACAGCTGAATGGTCTTCTCGGCCAAGCAATGCAGCAAGTCGACAAAAAGCTCACGATCGATGTATCTGTTGTCCAACGTGTGTTCAACAGCATGCGTGGTCAGGAACCTAGGGATGAGTTGGAGTTTCTCACATTGACATACGCACGACAAAAGTCTGCGTTGCTACTATTTGGAAACCTGGTTCTCCAGACAGCACAAGGCGTCACTGCGTACGAGCACGACAAGCGACGAGCGGAGGACGCTCTTACATCGAGCGATCTTGATCCGAGGATTGTTCTGACCTTGGTCACACCTTTCGACGAGGAGATAGCAGAGGGCACAGAGGGCATCTGGATGCCGCAAGGCTTACGTGATACCATTGAAATCCTCCGTGATAGCTTTGATGCCAGCAACATCGTGCGCGAGTCAACGGGACCGTACGTTAACAATCTGCTGAATGTCGTCAAGCCATATCTGATGCTATGGCGCAAGAAGAAAGGTTTCGGGAGCGTGGCGGATGAGGTACACGTCTTCAAAACCGTCGATGCTGCTCTGTTGCATCTCCTCCTGGTCCTCGATCAGAACAGTCCCCGTGGACCCGCCATTGCAGGGTCAGTGCGCGCCGAGCTGAATGATGTGGTCGACAAAGGCGTCGACTGTTTTGATCGCGCAGTGGAGCTCTTCGAACAGTTCCATCGGCTTTACGTTCTGAGTCGCCTGTACCAAAGCCGCAAGATGGTATCACATGTCTTAGCCACCTGGAAGCGCATCATCGAAGGCGAACAAGACGCGGGCGGCGAGCTGGTTGAGGGAGAACAGCACCTCCGTCGATATCTTACCAAGATAAGGGACCCAGCTCTTGTGCAAGAGTACGGAGCCTGGCTCGCGAATCGAAACCCGAAAGTAGGCGTCCAAATCTTCGCAGACGAAACCAGCCGGGTGAAATTCCAGCCTACCGAAGCTGTCGCCATTCTCAAAGAGAAAGCTCCCGGCGCAGTGAAAGACTATCTCGAGCATCTCGTCTTTGGCAAGAATCACATCCAGTATGTCAACGACCTCATCGCATTCTACCTCGACACAGTCCTCGCCGAACTCGAATCCTCCGCCACTTCTCGCAACATACTCCTCGACTCTTACTCTACCTATCGCGCCCTCCAACCACCAAAACCGACCTACCGCCAGTTCATCACCGATAACTCCCTCGCCGACGAGTGGTGGCACAAccgtcttcgacttcttcaactcctcgATGGCTCACACGGTGCCGCCACCGCTTACGACCTTCCCTCACTCACTGCACGTCTTGCTCCTTACAAAAACCTTCTCGTCCCAGAGTCCATCATTCTACACGCGCGAGAAGCAGATCACGATCCAGCCCTGCGTCTATTGGTACATGGCCTCGCTGACTATGACACTGCAATCCGCTACTGTTTGCTCGCCGGCTCTACCATCTTCCATCCATCTTCGTCCCattcctcatcgtcggcgccTCTGCCGACCAAAGAGGAACAGTCTCACCTCTTCCATCTACTTCTCGAAGAGTTCTTCAAGATTCCGGACTTGGGCGATCGTATCGCCCGCTCTGCTGAACTGCTCGATCGATTCGGTGCGTGGTTTGACGTTGAGATGGTGTTGGATAAGCTACCGGATGATTGGGCCGTAGATCTCGTGGAAGGCTTCTTGGTCGCGGCTTTGAGGGGACTGGTGACAGAGAGGAATGAGTCTGCAGTGGAGAGGGCGTTGTGGAGTGCGAGACATCTGAGAGTCAGCGCTGAAGGAGTGGATAAGAGAGATGAACATGGTGGGTTTGTGTTGATTGAGAAGACAGGACATGACGATGCGGGCGATGCTGGCGATAGAACCATCGATGTGGAGACCTGA
- a CDS encoding SNF2 family DNA repair and recombination protein (SNF2 superclass family protein, putative homolog of the Saccharomyces cerevisiae DNA repair and recombination protein RAD26), which translates to EAAQLAALATGVRDQDDLERDIGRQADQMLTEQADERDKKRLEKTQKEKDRLLSAIRMLERKLADFGNSTTKNRYRKEIEHNRALIKPLDTDLEQIQKRMDDRHRAGDEQGGETAAEDAGNKRMAGESQREFLIRTGKITPFSKVGMHLLKQSSSLGDVLLDAEEGNDEDDEDMETAAQEEANGAGPISHRNLLMPGFDQAETSAATSTAGDTDADAALARKLQDEEFASERPAKRRRLQTRRRAASEEASTAADDSDAAFVPGVAEEEDADPIGMSGDDEDDDAMPTTAAQRKARGKKRTPKRSAEEEQEDLAGIDDGDEGVYQARLKSWVQRRRAARLRQKGSGAAAENDEEEDVDVTSIPEDIQGGQPEWQMPHPSRPDAGFDGGFRIPGDIYPSLFDYQKTGVQWLWELFSQQVGGIIGDEMGLGKTIQIISFLAGLHYSNKLTKPIIVVCPATVMKQWVNEFHRWWPPLRVSILHTSGSGMLDLRRETSFEDELEEDSFQRKRTHSKGYNSAKRILNRVVRDGHVLVTTYSGLQTYAELLIPTDWEYAVLDEGHKIRNPNTSITIFCKELRTHNRVILSGTPMQNNLTELWSLFDFVFPMRLGTLVNFKSQFEVPIKQGGYANASNLQVETAMKCAETLKDTISPYLLQRFKVDVAADLPKKSERVLFCKLTKLQRDAYEWFLRSDDMSSIMNGKRQALYGIDILRKICNHPDLVEHKTLSKKTSYAYGTGSKSGKMQVVKALLEIWKRNGHKTLLFAQHRIMLDILESFIQGMKGFNYRRMDGNTSIKDRQDLVDEFNKDQNLHVFLLTTKVGGLGVNLTGADRVIIYDPDWNPSTDVQARERAWRLGQKREVEIYRLMTAGTIEEKIYHRQIFKQFLTNKILRDPKQRQTFHLKDLHDLFTLGDASDGPTETGSIFKGTEVQLSGPKASTNNLPTPPEDAEKAQDRAAVNDIFGISRQEDWQGEEEETAEASNPDGTTSTNRDDRVLSSIFARTGVQSAQDHDAIINGARAPLRADPVMIEREAKRVASQAAKELQRAGEIARSLPAGVPTWTGQMGRAGRTPSPPPSARGGMRGGRGGRGGMRGGGPSSASVLANLQARQLGNTPSSASTPAASSLHRGARRGGRAEADQPKGKDFLVLIRDYLLAQGGAAYTQMLIDHFNHFCGSEQRTAEFKAMLKTIAELEKGGRGRGKWRLKEEY; encoded by the coding sequence gaagCCGCACAATTGGCCGCTCTTGCTACAGGAGTGCGCGATCAGGATGATCTTGAGCGAGACATTGGACGTCAAGCGGACCAAATGCTCACGGAGCAGGCGGACGAGAGAGACAAGAAACGCTTGGAGAAGACACAAAAGGAGAAAGATCGTCTTCTATCAGCGATACGGATGCTGGAGAGGAAGCTGGCTGACTTTGGTAACTCGACTACCAAGAACAGATATCGGAAGGAGATTGAGCACAATCGCGCATTGATCAAGCCTCTCGACACGGACTTGGAGCAGATACAGAAGCGCATGGACGATCGCCATCGGGCAGGAGATGAGCAGGGTGGTGAAACGGCCGCTGAGGATGCGGGCAATAAGCGTATGGCGGGAGAGAGCCAACGAGAGTTTCTCATTCGTACAGGAAAGATCACGCCATTCTCCAAGGTTGGCATGCACTTGCTCAAGCAGTCCTCAAGTCTGGGCGATGTGCTGTTGGATGCGGAGGAAGGtaacgatgaggatgatgaagacaTGGAGACAGCAGCTCAGGAGGAGGCGAACGGGGCAGGTCCAATCTCGCATAGGAATTTGCTCATGCCGGGATTCGACCAGGCGGAGACCAGCGCGGCAACCAGCACGGCGGGCGACACAGACGCAGATGCAGCACTGGCCAGGAAGCTACAAGATGAAGAGTTTGCATCTGAGAGACCGGCGAAGCGGAGACGTCTACAGACAAGACGACGAGCGGCATCGGAAGAGGCGAGCACAGCTGCAGATGACTCGGATGCTGCATTCGTCCCAGgagtggcggaggaggaagatgctgATCCAATTGGGATGTctggtgatgatgaagacgacgatgcgaTGCCGACTACGGCTGCTCAGCGCAAAGCACGAGGGAAGAAGCGGACACCGAAGCGAAGCgcagaggaagagcaagaagaccTTGCAGGTATTGATGATGGAGACGAAGGTGTCTATCAAGCAAGGTTAAAAAGCTGGGTACAGAGGAGACGAGCTGCCAGACTTCGGCAGAAAGGATCGGGTGCCGCTGCAGagaacgacgaggaggaagacgtcgaTGTGACATCCATCCCGGAAGATATACAAGGAGGACAGCCAGAGTGGCAGATGCCTCATCCGAGCAGACCTGATGCTGGGTTCGATGGTGGTTTCCGAATACCTGGAGATATATATCCATCACTATTCGACTATCAGAAGACTGGAGTCCAATGGCTGTGGGAATTGTTCTCCCAGCAAGTAGGCGGCATCATTGGTGACGAGATGGGTCTGGGCAAGACCATTCAGATCATCTCGTTCTTGGCTGGTCTGCATTACTCAAACAAGCTCACCAAGCCAATCATTGTGGTCTGCCCTGCGACGGTGATGAAGCAGTGGGTGAATGAATTTCATCGTTGGTGGCCGCCGTTGAGAGTGTCTATCCTACACACTTCTGGTAGCGGCATGCTTGACCTGCGTCGAGAAACGAGCTTCGAAGATGAGCTCGAAGAAGACAGTTTCCAGCGCAAGAGGACCCATAGCAAAGGTTACAACTCTGCCAAGCGGATTCTGAACCGGGTCGTTCGTGATGGGCATGTCTTGGTGACGACATATTCTGGGCTGCAGACGTATGCGGAGCTTCTCATTCCGACAGACTGGGAGTATGCAGTGCTCGATGAGGGTCACAAGATCCGCAATCCCAATACCTCCATCACGATCTTCTGCAAAGAGCTCCGCACACACAATCGGGTCATTCTCTCTGGCACGCCAATGCAGAATAATCTGACAGAGCTGTGGTCTCTGTTCGACTTCGTCTTCCCCATGCGACTTGGCACCTTGGTGAACTTCAAGAGCCAATTTGAAGTACCCATCAAACAGGGCGGGTACGCCAATGCATCGAATCTTCAAGTTGAGACGGCGATGAAGTGCGCGGAGACGTTGAAGGACACGATCTCACCTTATCTTCTCCAACGATTCAAGGTTGACGTTGCGGCCGATCTGCCCAAGAAGAGCGAACGCGTGCTCTTCTGCAAATTGACGAAACTACAGCGCGATGCCTACGAGTGGTTCCTTCGCTCCGATGACATGTCTTCCATCATGAATGGCAAACGACAGGCACTCTACGGGATCGACATTCTACGAAAGATCTGCAATCATCCAGATCTGGTTGAGCACAAAActttgtcgaagaagactaGCTATGCATATGGCACCGGCAGCAAATCTGGAAAGATGCAAGTTGTCAAGGCTCTGCTTGAGATCTGGAAACGCAACGGTCACAAGACATTGCTCTTCGCGCAACATCGTATCATGTTGGATATCCTCGAGAGTTTCATTCAAGGCATGAAGGGCTTCAACTATCGTCGCATGGATGGCAATACATCCATCAAGGATAGGCAAGACCTCGTCGATGAGTTCAACAAGGATCAGAATTTGCACGTATTCCTCCTTACGACAAAAGTGGGTGGACTTGGAGTCAATTTGACTGGAGCAGATCGTGTCATCATCTACGACCCTGACTGGAACCCTTCGACCGATGTGCAAGCCCGCGAGCGAGCCTGGCGTCTCGGTCAGAAGCGCGAGGTCGAGATCTACCGTCTCATGACAGCAGGCACCATTGAGGAGAAAATCTATCATCGTCAGATCTTCAAGCAGTTCCTGACCAATAAGATTCTCCGTGACCCAAAACAGCGACAGACATTTCACCTGAAAGACCTCCACGACCTCTTCACCCTCGGTGATGCCAGCGACGGCCCGACCGAGACTGGCAGCATCTTCAAAGGGACTGAAGTCCAGCTGTCCGGTCCCAAAGCCAGCACCAACAATCTCCCTACACCTCCCGAAGACGCCGAGAAAGCCCAAGATCGCGCCGCAGTAAACGACATCTTCGGCATCTCCCGTCAAGAAGACTGgcaaggcgaggaggaagaaacGGCCGAAGCTTCCAACCCAGACGGCACCACTTCCACCAACCGAGACGACCGcgtcctctcctccatcttcgctCGCACAGGCGTGCAATCCGCCCAAGACCACGACGCCATCATCAACGGCGCACGCGCTCCCCTCCGCGCGGACCCGGTCATGATCGAGCGCGAAGCGAAACGCGTGGCATCTCAAGCCGCGAAGGAATTGCAGCGTGCTGGGGAGATCGCTCGCTCTTTACCGGCCGGTGTACCGACTTGGACGGGCCAAATGGGTCGCGCGGGCCGCACACCAAGTCCACCTCCCTCAGCGCGAGGCGGTATGCGTGGCGGGCGTGGCGGGAGAGGCGGTATGCGTGGTGGAGGACCGAGTTCTGCATCTGTGCTTGCGAATCTTCAAGCCCGCCAACTGGGCAATACGCcgtcctccgcctccacacCCGCGGCTTCCTCCCTTCACCGCGGTGCACGTCGTGGTGGCAGAGCAGAAGCCGATCAACCCAAAGGCAAAGACTTTCTCGTCCTGATCAGAGACTACCTCCTCGCTCAAGGTGGCGCGGCGTACACGCAAATGCTGATCGATCACTTCAATCACTTTTGTGGCAGTGAGCAGAGGACGGCAGAGTTCAAGGCGATGTTGAAGACGATTgcggagctggagaaggGAGGACGGGGCAGGGGAAAGTGGAGGTTGAAGGAGGAGTAT